TTCAATCCTCCCCCTGTGGAAAGGAAGAGGACGATCACGCCGACGAGAAGAATGATCGGGATGAGCAGCAGGATAAAGGTCCGGAAGGTGAAGCGATTGGATGGACTTTGAGTCATGACATACCTCTAAACTATTCGGTTACTTCGAACATGCCGTTCCAGCCCAATTCGGCAAATTCGGTTACGTGAGCATGAAACATGTACATGCCGGGATATTTGTATGAGAACTCCAGTATCCCGCGTTGGGCTTGACCTTGAATGATCGTGTCCGTGAACTCGGAGGGGGTCAGGCTGGTACCTGTTGGGTAGTAATGGAAGAAATTGGCATGCAGGTGGAAGGAATTGAGCAGATCAAATTCCAGGATGTTCACAAGATAGATGCGGATCTTCTCGCCGACTTTGATCTGGATCGGATGATTCTGATAGTAAAAGGGAATGGCATTGACGGCATAGAAATCGTTGACATCATCGAAATCCACATCGAAGCCGCTCATGACCATGACCATTTCACGATCCACGGGTGAGCGACCTTCCTTGGGATCCACAATGAACGTGCCATATAAACCCTTGGCAATATGGCGCGCCAGCGGAAAGACATGACAATGATAGAGATGCAGACCGAATGGCTCCGCATCAAACTCGTAGGTAAAACTGTCGCCGGGTTCGACATATCCGCCTGGTCCCGAACCGGGCACGCCATCCATGTTGCCCGGGTGGAAACCGTGAAAGTGCATGCTATGAGGATGGTTGCTTCCGTTGGTCATCGTGATGCGGATCAAGTCGCCTTCCGTGCAACGAATGGTCGGTCCCGGAATGCGCCCGTTATACGTCCAGGCGGGGTATTCGATGCCAGGCACAACTTCTATGTTCTTGTTGATGACCGTGATTTCATATTCACGCAGGGTTCTGCCATCGGGAAGAATGGATACTTTTCCATAGTCGAAGTCAGTGAGTATGTCTCCCGGATTAAAGCCGTTTTTTTCATGGTCCACATCCCCCGTACCAGGAATGACACCGCCCCCATGATCCATGTCTTGCATGGGAGGGAGGTTATGGCGTGAGTGGGATTTACCTTTGGACTGCATGATGGCAGTTGCGCCTCCAGCCCCGATCACACCAAAAGCCCCCAGTTTCAGGAAATCCCGCCGACTTAGTTGGTTTTTCATACATGCCTCCAATACAGATAAAGCCGATAAATTTAGTCTAATCTAAATTGTATTTTAGAACAGGAATAATTAAAAGTCAAGCATTTTCTCAAATAAAAATGGGCTTTGAATTTCTCCCTTCGAACGCTCCGACGGATACGGGGCGTTTTTGTTTTTAGAACCAGTGGATGGGCTAATACCCGCTCGGGACTCTGCCTACCCAATCCTCTCCAAGTCGGATCTCCATATCCACTGTGGACGCTGGATTAGGCTGGATGGTGATCTGCTGACTTCCCACCCCAAGGAGTTCCGTCAAATACCGCAGGGCATATAACTTTGAAGAGTAAAGAATTATTTTCGTGGTGTTTGATGCGCCGGTTGGCACGCCATATTCCACCACCTGCATACCTTGCGCGGTCAGGAGGGTGGCTGTGCGTTGCTCCAAACCGGCAGTATAGGTGTTATTGATAATCCTGACCTTCGCCTGATCAGATTGCATCAGCGCCACTGGATCACCTTGCGCCATTGGGCTAAGTGGACCGCCTGGGACAAAGATTTCATCCCTCAGGATGCGAATAAGATCCGGGACTGGACGCAGGACGTTTGCCTGCACACCGTTGATGGTTGTATCCGCCGGGTTCGCCATCGTCGAATCGATCACGCCTCTCTTGATGTCATCCACCCGAATGTCTTTCGCCAACACTGCCAGTTGGATTGCATCCTCCAGTGACAGGTTGGTGTGGATGCCTGATGAAAATTCTGCATACAACTGCGGTGCCTGGGTAATCAAGGTAGCAAAGGTTTCCCCTTCCAGTACCTTGTCACGGATCGCAAGGATGACCTGTTGCTGGCGTTTGGCACGACCCACATCCCCGCCCGAACAGCCCTGTGATTCATGCCGGCAGCGTGCATATGCCAGGGCGCGCGGTCCGGTCAGGTGGCGATAATCTCCCGGCTTCAATACAAAATGATCCTGTCCCGCGCCGAGCGGATCGAGCACCATACGTTCCTCGACATACACATCGATGCC
This portion of the Anaerolineales bacterium genome encodes:
- a CDS encoding multicopper oxidase domain-containing protein, coding for MKNQLSRRDFLKLGAFGVIGAGGATAIMQSKGKSHSRHNLPPMQDMDHGGGVIPGTGDVDHEKNGFNPGDILTDFDYGKVSILPDGRTLREYEITVINKNIEVVPGIEYPAWTYNGRIPGPTIRCTEGDLIRITMTNGSNHPHSMHFHGFHPGNMDGVPGSGPGGYVEPGDSFTYEFDAEPFGLHLYHCHVFPLARHIAKGLYGTFIVDPKEGRSPVDREMVMVMSGFDVDFDDVNDFYAVNAIPFYYQNHPIQIKVGEKIRIYLVNILEFDLLNSFHLHANFFHYYPTGTSLTPSEFTDTIIQGQAQRGILEFSYKYPGMYMFHAHVTEFAELGWNGMFEVTE
- a CDS encoding LCP family protein; amino-acid sequence: MPGSRTPNMYHPFWRSLAYWIFVTAAMLAAFFIVRKLTLCWTLTALPGVPPAECAFQNQSSSDLPALPDPATANNLPVELSAPEMELLKWDGASRINIAFFGLRGDDGQGEGCPTCTDTIMVLTVDPVTKTAGMLSIPRDMWVNIPGAGYSRINTAWAIGENAKLPGGGPQLAMQTVSQFIGVPIHYYVQVDFGTFVSFINLIGGIDVYVEERMVLDPLGAGQDHFVLKPGDYRHLTGPRALAYARCRHESQGCSGGDVGRAKRQQQVILAIRDKVLEGETFATLITQAPQLYAEFSSGIHTNLSLEDAIQLAVLAKDIRVDDIKRGVIDSTMANPADTTINGVQANVLRPVPDLIRILRDEIFVPGGPLSPMAQGDPVALMQSDQAKVRIINNTYTAGLEQRTATLLTAQGMQVVEYGVPTGASNTTKIILYSSKLYALRYLTELLGVGSQQITIQPNPASTVDMEIRLGEDWVGRVPSGY